A single Curtobacterium sp. MCSS17_015 DNA region contains:
- a CDS encoding aldo/keto reductase — protein MTDYAQPSVPVTGGSMPLLGFGTWQIEEPDAPAAVAAALQAGYRHIDTATGYRNQRGVGKAIADSGLAREDLFITTKLPPDNADRVRQTIEESLDQLGLDHLDLWLVHWPPNGEARPDVWQQLVEAQQAGLTKAIGVSNYSLDQIDELIDATGATPAVNQIRWSPVEFDRAVADGLRDRGVVLEGYSPFKASNLQDPTLVEIAQAHDADAAQVIVAWHVAHQFVVIPKSSNPDRIRSNAAGATLELSADEIARIDGLGN, from the coding sequence ATGACCGACTACGCACAACCGTCCGTACCCGTCACCGGAGGCTCGATGCCGCTCCTCGGCTTCGGCACCTGGCAGATCGAGGAGCCCGACGCTCCCGCCGCGGTCGCCGCCGCCCTCCAGGCCGGCTACCGCCACATCGACACCGCCACCGGATACCGCAACCAGCGCGGTGTCGGGAAGGCGATCGCCGACTCCGGCCTCGCCCGCGAGGACCTGTTCATCACCACGAAGCTCCCGCCGGACAACGCCGACCGCGTCCGGCAGACCATCGAGGAGAGCCTCGACCAGCTCGGCCTCGACCACCTCGACCTGTGGCTCGTGCACTGGCCGCCGAACGGCGAGGCCCGTCCGGACGTCTGGCAGCAGCTCGTCGAGGCGCAGCAGGCCGGCCTGACGAAGGCGATCGGTGTGAGCAACTACTCGCTCGACCAGATCGACGAGCTCATCGACGCGACCGGTGCGACCCCGGCCGTGAACCAGATCCGCTGGAGCCCGGTGGAGTTCGATCGTGCCGTGGCCGACGGCTTGCGCGACCGGGGTGTCGTCCTCGAGGGCTACAGCCCCTTCAAGGCGAGCAACCTGCAGGACCCGACGCTGGTCGAGATCGCCCAGGCGCACGACGCCGACGCCGCGCAGGTCATCGTCGCGTGGCACGTTGCGCACCAGTTCGTCGTCATACCGAAGTCGTCGAACCCGGACCGCATCCGGTCGAACGCCGCCGGGGCGACGCTGGAGCTGAGCGCGGACGAGATCGCGCGGATCGACGGCCTCGGCAACTGA